A genome region from Prionailurus viverrinus isolate Anna chromosome A3, UM_Priviv_1.0, whole genome shotgun sequence includes the following:
- the TRIM54 gene encoding tripartite motif-containing protein 54 isoform X2, which produces MSSVRIWRISSNSPSGNTSKFSKSQASNPLWQSRGSTTVSSGGRFRCPSCRHEVVLDRHGVYGLQRNLLVENIIDIYKQESSRPLHSKAEQHLMCEEHEEEKINIYCLSCEVPTCSLCKVFGAHKDCEVAPLPTIYKRQKSELSDGIAMLVAGNDRVQAVITQMEEVCQTIEDNSRRQKQLLTQRFEALCAVLEERKAELLQALAREQEQKLQRVRGLIRQYGDHLEASSKLVESAIQSMEEPQMALYLQQAKELINKVGTMSKVELAGRPEPGYESMDQFTVSVEHVAEMLRTIDFQAGASGEEEDEEVALEGEEGSAGPEEERPDGPEGTGGH; this is translated from the exons ATGTCCAGCGTGAGGATTTGGAGAATTTCATCAAACTCACCTTCAGGAAATACATCTAAGTTTTCAAAGTCACAG GCCTCGAACCCTCTGTGGCAATCCCGGGGCTCCACCACTGTGTCTTCCGGAGGCCGTTTCCGTTGCCCATCTTGCAGGCATGAGGTTGTCCTGGACAGACATGGCGTCTATGGCCTGCAGCGAAACCTACTAGTGGAGAACATTATCGACATTTACAAACAAGAGTCTTCCCG ACCACTGCACTCCAAGGCTGAGCAGCACCTTATGTGCGAGGAGCATGAAGAGGAGAAGATCAATATCTACTGCCTGAGCTGTGAAGTGCCCACCTGCTCTCTCTGTAAGGTCTTCGGTGCCCACAAGGACTGTGAGGTGGCCCCCCTGCCCACCATTTACAAACGCCAGAAG AGTGAGCTCAGCGATGGAATCGCAATGCTGGTGGCCGGCAACGACCGCGTGCAGGCAGTGATCACACAGATGGAGGAGGTGTGCCAGACCATAGAG GACAACAGCCGGCGGCAGAAGCAGTTACTAACCCAGAGGTTCGAGGCCCTGTGCGCGGTGCTGGAAGAGCGCAAGGCTGAGTTGCTGCAGGCGCTGGCCCGCGAGCAGGAGCAGAAGCTGCAGCGCGTGCGGGGCCTCATCCGCCAGTACGGAGACCACCTGGAGGCTTCCTCTAAGCTCGTGGAGTCGGCCATCCAGTCCATGGAGGAGCCACAGATGGCGCTCTACCTCCAG CAGGCCAAGGAGCTGATCAATAA GGTCGGGACAATGTCGAAAGTGGAGCTGGCAGGACGGCCAGAGCCGGGCTATGAAAGCATGGATCAGTTCACCGTGAGCGTGGAGCACGTGGCCGAAATGCTGAGGACCATCGACTTCCAGGCGG GCGCTTCCGGAGAGGAAGAGGATGAGGAGGTGGCGTTGGAGGGGGAAGAGGGCAGCGCGGGGCCAGAGGAAGAGCGGCCGGATGGGCCGGAAG